From a region of the Podospora pseudopauciseta strain CBS 411.78 chromosome 7 map unlocalized CBS411.78m_7, whole genome shotgun sequence genome:
- the PAN1 gene encoding actin organization and endocytosis protein (COG:Z; EggNog:ENOG503NVR0; BUSCO:EOG0926248W), with the protein MYSNPNSFLGGNSQRPGQPQYGNQFGAGAGQPQLQQPGPFAPQPTGFGQQPALQQQYTGYPGLQAPQPTGQLQPQFTGFGQAPQQNVGAAAPPMPAMPQQFQQQFQQQQQQFQQQPQQTSSPFGATPSQQPPASALAPPAPPMKPQPTGFHEMAASFQTAGGSKSTASAPRKTNKIPNIRLSFITAQDQAKFETLFKSAVGDGQTTMTGEKARDLLLRSRLDGDSLSHIWTLADTTRSGQLHFPEFALAMYLCNLKLTGKTLPEHLPENIKNEVSSMVDIINFSVAEEAANASDLGIRQNTATPPVIQHPQPQPSNSQLLQAQMTGFPSQQTGFLGAQPTGMPQSTGYTGPRPPMPPMPTGFGSSLTPNAGPGGMVAPLNAQPTGIPGQWGLVNTPATGLPLIDALQARMMPQQGREQQTYTTAGLQGNAVIPWAITKDEKTRYDSLFRAWDGLHKGYISGDQAIEILGQSGLEKPDLERVWTLADNGNKGRLDMDEFAVAMHLIYRKLNGYPVPNQLPPELVPPSTRNFNQSIGMVKNMLHQESEYRKNSGAALLPQKTGVSYLKGHSFKGAGAGFGNRKDATVFKNNDEEVGYRSSARRRVGNNSPRPESPASVNSSEELSIEQLRKKIKEKQVLLDAMDFADEKHAEEDDILDRRDRREADELYRRIRRIQEDIDNHPDASLISADSDAERRALKRQLQNLTDKIPDLASQVRKTEKAIADARLELFRLRDAKAHPSSAAAIIGTGPGGTVTESDRLKARAKAMMQQRTAALTGKKIEVSNDDLDAPKRLEEESIKIRTEKENNERMVRDVEDSVREFAKGIEDNMKEGAQDSTTEHEKRRWEDGLGVEDEVRDFIYDLQRSSRAARIRSQDRQGGRQPTQEPTRAEAPPSARSVSPAVSRTSTPSAPAAGGGSYSSYKTPEERAAFIKQQAEQRMAERLAALGIKAPTKPGETAAQRMERERAERAAKLRQAEEEDARREAERQARIAEETGAPAPAAQAAVPKPEGKKPPPPPSRKTPKVEDRRAEEEAAARKAEEGRLERERGEQERQTRELEERAKDQEDELAKERAEADARLKALEEQVRQGKLKKEEEKRKKKAAMAEAKEQEAKLAQRRAEIEAARKREEELRKQLEALDVEDSSSDDDEGPEQITPQASTPTLGGSQVGGSQELEPAPPTPVPAPVQSPPQIVTSSPAETESRNPYFRMRAQAAETTPAPPAPPAPVAPPPPPQPDVSTNPFHRMTQAAAAPAPSGPVSRKRPEDDGWGSDKEDDDEDSDDDRPGQGAAHLASILFGTMAPPRPLSATGDKSAAASPPVISPVASPPPAIPSPTAAGAPPAPPPPPPMPGMGAPPPPPPPPPMPGSGAPAAPPPPPPPAPGGAPPPPPPPPPPPGGAPAPPAPAGGRPAAFLGEIQAGRALRKTQTKDKSGAAVAGRVLD; encoded by the exons ATGTACTCGAATCCCAATTCGTTCCTGGGCGGGAACAGCCAACGCCCAGGGCAACCGCAGTATGGCAATCAGTTTGGCGCAGGAGCTGGTCAACCACAACTGCAGCAGCCAGGTCCATTTGCTCCTCAACCGACTGGCTTCGGTCAACAGCCGGCCCTGCAGCAACAGTACACTGGATATCCAGGCCTGCAGGCCCCTCAACCTACCGGCCAACTTCAGCCTCAGTTCACAGGCTTTGGTCAAGCTCCCCAGCAAAATGTTGGAGCAGCGGCACCCCCTATGCCGGCTATGCCTCAGCAGTTCCAGCAACAGtttcaacagcaacagcagcagttccagcaacaaccacaacagacATCGAGCCCTTTCGGCGCCACCCCGAGCCAGCAGCCTCCTGCTTCGGCTTTGGCCCCCCCTGCTCCCCCCATGAAGCCCCAGCCGACCGGCTTCCACGAGATGGCTGCCTCCTTCCAGACTGCTGGAGGCTCGAAATCGACAGCCAGTGCTCCGAGAAAGACCAACAAGATTCCCAACATCCGCCTCTCATTCATCACCGCACAAGACCAAGCCAAGTTTGAGACGCTGTTTAAGTCTGCTGTGGGGGATGGACAGACCACCATGACTGGCGAGAAGGCCAGGGATCTTCTCTTGCGTTCAAGGCTGGATGGAGACTCCCTGTCTCATATTTG GACGTTGGCTGATACCACGAGATCGGGACAGTTGCATTTCCCCGAATTTGCTCTCGCCATGTATCTCTGCAATCTCAAGCTTACCGGAAAGACTCTCCCCGAACACCTTCCTGAGAACATCAAGAATGAGGTGTCAAGTATGGTAGATATCATCAACTTCAGCGTTGCAGAGGAGGCTGCCAATGCCTCTGATTTGGGAATCAGGCAGAACACCGCCACTCCTCCTGTTATCCAGCACCCTCAGCCGCAGCCATCGAACTCTCAACTTCTCCAGGCGCAAATGACGGGATTTCCTAGTCAACAAACCGGATTTTTGGGTGCTCAGCCAACGGGGATGCCCCAGTCGACAGGTTATACTGGTCCCCGGCCGCCCATGCCTCCAATGCCCACCGGTTTTGGTTCGTCATTGACCCCGAACGCTGGTCCGGGCGGGATGGTTGCGCCTCTGAATGCTCAGCCTACTGGTATTCCTGGCCAGTGGGGTCTTGTGAATACGCCAGCAACGGGTCTCCCTCTCATTGACGCCCTCCAGGCTCGCATGATGCCTCAGCAAGGCCGTGAGCAGCAGACATATACCACCGCCGGTCTGCAAGGAAACGCGGTCATTCCCTGGGCTATCACCAAAGACGAGAAGACCAGATACGATAGTCTTTTCCGTGCCTGGGACGGCCTTCACAAGGGCTACATCTCTGGTGATCAAGCGATTGAAATCTTGGGCCAGAGTGGTTTGGAGAAGCCCGATCTCGAACGTGTGTGGACACTGGCAGATAATGGAAACAAGGGCCGCCTCGATATGGATGAATTTGCCGTGGCGATGCACTTGATTTATCGCAAACTGAACGGGTATCCTGTTCCCAACCAGTTGCCTCCCGAGCTTGTTCCTCCATCAACCAGGAACTTCAACCAGTCCATTGGTATGGTAAAGAACATGCTTCACCAGGAATCCGAGTATCGCAAAAATTCTGGCGCCGCCTTGCTACCTCAGAAGACCGGTGTCAGTTACCTCAAAGGCCACTCCTTTAAGGGAGCCGGAGCTGGCTTTGGCAACCGCAAGGATGCCACGGTCTTCAAGAACAACGACGAAGAGGTGGGCTATCGTTCGAGCGCCCGACGTAGGGTTGGCAACAACTCGCCTCGTCCAGAGTCGCCAGCTTCCGTCAACTCTAGTGAGGAGCTCAGTATTGAGCAGCTCCGCAAGAAAATCAAGGAGAAGCAAGTCTTGCTCGATGCTATGGATTTTGCTGACGAGAAGcatgcggaggaggatgacatTCTTGACAGGCGTGACCGCCGCGAAGCTGACGAGCTTTACAGGCGCATCAGGAGAATTCAGGAGGATATCGATAACCACCCAGACGCTTCTCTCATCAGCGCTGACTCAGATGCTGAGAGGAGAGCATTGAAGCGCCAGCTGCAAAACCTGACTGACAAGATCCCAGATCTGGCGTCCCAGGTTAGGAAAACTGAGAAGGCGATTGCTGATGCTAGGCTGGAACTGTTCCGCCTCAGGGATGCCAAGGCTCACCCATCCAGCGCTGCGGCCATCATTGGCACTGGTCCGGGCGGTACCGTCACCGAATCTGACAGGCTCAAGGCTCGGGCCAAGGCTATGATGCAGCAGCGCACTGCAGCCCTTACAGGAAAGAAGATCGAAGTCAGCAACGACGATCTGGACGCCCCCAAGCGACTCGAGGAGGAAAGCATCAAGATCCGAACCGAGAAGGAGAACAATGAGCGGATGGTCCGTGATGTGGAAGACAGCGTTCGCGAGTTTGCCAAGGGCATTGAGGACAATATGAAAGAGGGTGCTCAAGATTCTACTACCGAGCATGAGAAGCGTCGCTGGGAAGATGGTCTGggtgtggaggatgaggtcaGGGATTTCATCTACGACCTCCAGCGATCTAGCCGTGCTGCTCGCATCAGATCACAGGACCGCCAGGGCGGGCGTCAACCTACCCAGGAACCCACCAGAGCTGAGGCACCACCATCTGCTCGCTCTGTGAGCCCTGCAGTCTCTCGCACATCGACTCCAAGTGCCCCAGCTGCAGGCGGTGGCTCGTACTCTTCCTACAAGACTCCGGAGGAGCGGGCCGCTTTTATCAAGCAGCAGGCCGAGCAGCGCATGGCGGAGCGTCTCGCTGCCTTGGGCATTAAGGCTCCCACCAAGCCCGGCGAGACTGCGGCCCAGCGGATGGAGCGTGAGCGGGCTGAGCGAGCCGCCAAACTGCgacaggccgaggaggaagatgcccGTCGCGAGGCTGAGAGACAAGCAAGAATTGCTGAGGAGACTGGGGCCCCCGCGCCAGCCGCCCAAGCTGCTGTTCCAAAGCCAGAGGGCAAGaagccacctccaccccctagCCGAAAGACCCCCAAGGTTGAGGACAGgcgggccgaggaggaggccgcagcgaggaaggcggaggagggacgTCTTGAGCGCGAGCGTGGCGAGCAGGAGCGTCAGACTCGGGAACTTGA GGAACGCGCAAAGGATCAGGAAGACGAGCTGGCCAAGGAGCGTGCCGAGGCCGATGCCCGTCTGAAAGCACTTGAAGAGCAAGTCCGCCAAggcaagctcaagaaggaagaggagaagcgcAAGAAAAAGGCAGCGATGGCTGAGGCAAAGGAGCAAGAAGCCAAGCTTGCCCAGCGCCGTGCTGAGATTGAAGCCGCCCGCAAGCGGGAAGAAGAGCTTCGCAAGCAGCTTGAGGCTCTAGATGTCGAGGACAGCTCATccgacgatgatgaaggCCCTGAGCAGATTACCCCTCAGGCCTCGACACCTACCTTGGGCGGCAGCCAAGTGGGCGGTAGCCAGGAGCTCGAGCCTGCCCCGCCTACCCCGGTGCCGGCTCCCGTGCAGTCTCCTCCCCAGATTGTCACCTCTAGCCCTGCCGAGACGGAGAGCCGCAATCCCTATTTCAGAATGAGAGCACAGGCCGCCGAGACAACTCCGGCGCCGCCAGCACCCCCAGCTCCTGTTgctcccccgccgcctccacaGCCAGATGTTTCGaccaaccccttccaccgCATGACACAGGCGGCCGCGGCCCCTGCTCCATCCGGCCCGGTCTCTAGGAAGCGTCCcgaagatgatggatggggatCCGAcaaggaggacgacgacgaggattcGGATGACGACAGACCGGGACAGGGCGCTGCTCACCTCGCCTCGATCTTGTTCGGCACCATGGCGCCCCCTCGGCCGCTGTCGGCTACGGGCGACAAGTCTGCCGCTGCGTCTCCTCCGGTGATCTCACCTGTtgcttcgcctcctccagctaTCCCTAGCCCTACTGCTGCGGGAGCCCCCccggcaccacccccgcctccgCCCATGCCCGGGATGGGtgcgccgcctccgccgccacctcctcccccgatgCCCGGGTCTGGGGCACcggctgctcctcctccgcctccacctcccgctCCAGGTGGCgcgcctccccctccccctcctcctcctccgccgccgggaGGAGCGCCTgcgcctcctgctcctgcggGTGGTAGGCCGGCGGCGTTCTTGGGGGAGATTCAAGCTGGAAGGGCTCTCAGGAAGACGCAGACCAAGGACAAGAGCggggctgctgttgcgggACGGGTGCTGGATTAA
- the HCM1 gene encoding Forkhead transcription factor (EggNog:ENOG503NXCX; COG:K), producing MVITGTIDITTSLHSTARPDMAKPPRFQASQAGFPIYEDFNFDQTAPIISNAPMPPAPKPARQPLQSADANVVLNPPTSSFVKQSPLKPSAPPSNMPLTPMKSSRSSKLSMVQMMPPSNFQQQGTDSPEKRQPVMSRFKTVAQKPQQSDFNIQQFMGKENSHPMIFPAPPQPQQFNLPLEHYYQKPSGKRLLEAAPIKELRPAKKQRLDDALPPHDSFPQIIDDGSKPGHSYATLIGMAILRSPQRRLTLAQIYKWISDTYSFYNANDAGWQNSIRHNLSLNKHFIKQERPKDDPGKGNYWAIEPGAEHLFMKEKPSRKAAAPSAENMPVMSTRLEPSQPQMPQFHEPILPPQLPIAPNSLPQLPPMPSSQQLAPASHLPELSSDATIPASDLATVDDGHDRLGENDLHDNNLYSPLPAAMHSSPPVPKRVESRRSDTPPPQRRGHGSSVSKSRTRRSFMDDSGYISSLESSAMRPGRDHSKLLTSEADRPRLRRGLAEEEIVRLRASSYDSPSKGRSQGYVPPSSSPLRQPVHSNAGQMLPPLTPAMKLKAPPKPPASVSPSTNLRLHRESIQSMVDGDSPYKRVAAMCPEVQLTPGYLMDDLFANFEHTKDDEFPEFDIFNETYTSLYALSPAGIAPTGSPVKRSVRKQRMERSHSTGALSDLAAPLSNNSASSASFLKVPAQPNNLMLETPSKVFDGLLSSPSKLFHDLQSPSKMPAALNGENLAPWLSMDDLYAPDVLGEESNDFQPIDMLAGFEKIGSSSSQALRNNNNNNNNNNNNRPSQKSSLTRSHTTKF from the exons ATGGTAATAACT GGCACCATCGATATAACCACATCGCTCCACTCCACAGCTCGGCCTGACATGGCCAAGCCGCCGCGTTTTCAGGCCTCTCAAGCCGGCTTCCCCATCTACGAGGACTTCAACTTCGACCAGACAgctcccatcatcagcaacgCGCCCATGCCTCCAGCACCGAAGCCGGCCCGACAGCCTCTCCAGAGCGCCGATGCCAATGTCGTACTGAACCCGCCCACATCTAGCTTTGTCAAGCAATCACCACTGAAGCCGAGTGCTCCGCCATCCAATATGCCGCTCACCCCGATGAAGTCGTCTCGAAGCAGCAAGCTCAGCATGGTTCAGATGATGCCGCCAAGCAACTTTCAACAGCAAGGGACCGACTCGCCCGAGAAGAGACAACCTGTAATGTCGAGGTTCAAGACGGTCGCCCAAAAACCTCAGCAGTCCGACTTCAACATTCAGCAGTTCATGGGCAAGGAAAACTCACATCCCATGATTTTCCCCGCGCCACCACAGCCACAACAGTTCAACCTACCTCTGGAGCATTATTACCAAAAACCGTCAGGAAAGCGATTGTTGGAGGCTGCACCGATCAAGGAACTGAGGCCCGCCAAGAAGCAAAGGCTGGACGACGCGCTGCCACCGCACGACTCATTCCCGCAGATTATCGACGATGGATCAAAGCCAGGACACAGCTATGCGACTTTGATTGGGATGGCCATTCTCCGCTCACCACAGCGACGATTGACACTGGCTCAGATCTACAAGTGGATTTCTGACACATATTCCTTCTACAATGCCAACGATGCGGGGTGGCAGAACAGCATCCGTCATAACCTGTCTCTCAACAAGCACTTCATCAAGCAGGAACGACCCAAGGATGATCCGGGCAAGGGCAACTATTGGGCAATTGAACCGGGCGCAGAACATTTGTTCATGAAGGAAAAGCCCTCGAGGAAAGCGGCCGCCCCATCAGCTGAGAATATGCCGGTCATGTCGACGCGTCTCGAGCCCTCTCAACCACAAATGCCTCAATTTCACGAACCGATTTTGCCGCCTCAGCTTCCCATCGCACCCAACTCTCTGCCGCAATTACCGCCAATGCCATCATCTCAACAGCTAGCTCCTGCAAGTCACTTGCCGGAGCTCTCATCCGACGCCACCATTCCAGCTTCCGATCTGGCCACCGTCGATGACGGGCATGACAGGCTTGGGGAGAATGACCTTCACGACAACAACCTGTACTCTCCTCTGCCTGCGGCCATGCACTCCTCGCCTCCCGTTCCCAAACGTGTGGAATCGAGACGCAGTGacacccccccacctcaGAGGCGGGGACATGGTTCGTCGGTCAGCAAGTCGCGTACTCGGCGTTCGTTCATGGATGATAGCGGGTACATTTCCTCCCTCGAGTCGTCAGCAATGCGTCCTGGGCGGGACCACTCCAAGCTACTCACCTCTGAGGCTGATCGTCCGCGTCTTCGTAGAGGcctggccgaggaagagaTTGTCCGTCTCCGCGCCTCATCTTACGACAGCCCCTCAAAGGGTCGCTCTCAGGGCTATGTTCCGCCTTCCTCGTCACCTCTGCGGCAGCCAGTTCATAGCAACGCTGGGCAGATGCTTCCGCCGTTGACCCCTGCCATGAAGCTCAAGGCGCCCCCAAAGCCACCAGCGTCAGTCTCGCCTAGCACCAACTTGCGCCTTCACCGAGAAAGCATCCAGTCCATGGTGGACGGGGACTCGCCCTACAAGCGCGTCGCGGCTATGTGTCCCGAAGTGCAGCTCACCCCCGGCTATCTCATGGATGATTTGTTCGCCAACTTCGAGCATACCAAGGATGACGAATTTCCAGAGTTCGACATCTTCAACGAGACGTACACTTCGCTCTATGCTCTGTCTCCTGCCGGAATCGCGCCCACCGGCTCGCCTGTGAAGCGCTCTGTGAGGAAGCAGAGAATGGAACGTTCGCATTCCACGGGCGCGTTGAGCGACCTGGCCGCTCCCTTGTCCAACAATTCTGCGAGCTCGGCGTCTTTCCTCAAGGTTCCTGCTCAGCCGAACAATCTGATGCTGGAGACACCGAGCAAGGTCTTTGATGGCCTTCTTTCATCGCCAAGCAAGCTTTTCCACGACCTGCAATCGCCATCCAAAATGCCAGCGGCGCTCAACGGTGAGAATCTGGCCCCCTGGCTCTCCATGGATGACCTCTACGCGCCTGATGTTCTCGGAGAGGAGAGTAACGATTTCCAACCGATTGACATGCTCGCTGGGTTCGAGAAGATTGGCTCAAGCAGCTCGCAAGCATtgcgcaacaacaacaacaacaacaacaacaataacaacaatcGGCCCTCTCAAAAATCGAGCCTCACCCGCTCGCACACTACCAAGTTTTGA